GACAGTCTGTACaatttttgcaagaaaaaaacaagtttatttttgcCTTAGGGATGGTTCCTCTTTGTTAGTTTGCGTGTGACAGTACAAGGAAGTTACAAGGAAATCCATTAagagaaaaatacaaaataattatctGAATTATTTGCTGTATAAAACTGTGTAAAGAAAAAAGTGCTAGAAATATAGTAAGTATATAGGTAATAAATATAGCTAGTAGTAGGTTCATTTGCAGTATGGTTTCATAACAAAAGAAAAGCTTATATGTAAGTTGTGTACTAACAGTTAAGCAAAATTATGTGTAAGTTGTGTACTCAAATTTTagaacattttagaaaaaaaaatcttaataaattTAGTAAAGTTTTTCTTTTGTATTGCAGCTATactgtgcatttttttttctaagcatgtttataaaaattacttaaatatcctaattgaactatctgctaatcctggcttagtctaagccctgtctgtgaaaccgggcctactGTAAAtcttttttcacaattttctgTGATGCTTAAATACCAAACATTACAAGTAACCTCGAAAATGAGGAAGTCCTCACTAACGTTTCACCTTTGTCTCAAATGTTTGTAAGTATAAGTCTTTAGTTGGGAAAACCCAAAGCTGCAATAACTTCCCTGATTAGTGTGTGACTCATATGTGACCTGAGGAGTTTCTCATGCAGaagtatttttaaattttacttaatgaatgattaattcatttattcattcattcaatgtAGAAGAGCATTTACCATATAACTTTGGTAACTAAAAAAATCAGGTGCCGAAATAATGCTGGCAAGATTTCTAGCATTTTCTTTGGTTTATAGTAATGTCTATAACCTTGATCCTGCTTGGATCATAAACACAGTCCTCTTCTAATCCACTCGGTACCATTCCACAGTTCGGGGGGACCCAAGCAGTGTCATAACCATACTGATGCCAGGTTTTCTGTAAGGGATGACCTTGATAATCAATCCTTTTCACTTTTCCCACTCGAACTTCTACTTTAAGAATTACCGGTTGTTCTCCAATTCCACAAACCAGAGGGTAACGAGATGCTTTCTTTTTACTCCGACTTAAGTAAACACCACGACCGAGCATGCCATCAAAAGATGGTCTAAATCCATACTTTTTAATCTTCAATGCATTGTTCGCTGTAGTACCGTGGTACATGATGTATGTTCCAGGACACAGCTCCTTCTGTTTTCCAGTGCCATTTCCCATGGCATTCACAGTAGTTAGATCGCTTTGAAAGGTTCACATATAGAATAATCATTGAAGTATATTTgggataaaaaaatatttgagtaTTTACCAAAGAATACTGTAAGGTGAATACACTTGAATACTGTATGAGCAAATACACAGTACATGAATCATCCTACTACATCAAATTATGTAGTATGCTTAAAACATGCAGAATTTTATGAAGAAAGGAACTCTATTTAATTGATCTCAAATTAAtaaaattcatttaattttaattggaCTTACCCACTCAATAGTCTGTGATTGATTCTGAAAGAAGTCAAAACAGCAGTCGCTCAACTAGCTATGTAAGACATGTGTTGGCAACACtgaatgaaacttttttttttttgaagaattaaAGCATGTTACCAcctaacaaaaaaaaagaaagaaaagaaaagctaACTAAAGCCTGCATGAAAAGCAACAACAAATCAAATCATTCAAcccaaaacgaaaaaaaaaaaaaatctggcaagacaagattgatttttctttttttgaactctcattcttGCTGACAAAGCAGAATGCTTAGAATTGCAATGACACagctttgatttgattggccTTCTCAATCATTTTTGACACTGACGAATGCTGTAAGAGGTAGCCTAAAAATTTAAccttttttaaactttttgtcATCCCAAAAAAATAAACAGTGCTGTGCGTAATGGAGTACAGCAGAGCAGCAaaaatttcaaatattttaaatacaactTTGCAACGTTGGAGTGTCAATGGtggtctacactcttaaaaataaaggtgcttcaaaagtttcttcaagtgatgccacagaagaaccatttttggtttcacaaagaaccattcagtcaaaggttctttaaagaaccatttcttgcttacctttttataatctgaagaacctcatttgccgcaaagaaccttttgcgaaggttctttagatgttaaaggttctttatggaaccattcagacaaaatggttcttctatggcatcgtgaagcacctttatttttaagagtgtatgtggtCCTTACAACAATGTAATTTCCACCAGATTTCAGATTAAATGCTGTGgtgattaaataaaaatgtacatatgtcaccctggaccacaaaaaccagtcgtaagaatgtgtatatttgtaacaattgcCAAAGATTCACTGTATAggtcagaattattttttttcttttatgccaaaaatcagaaAGATTGTAAAGATtgtgttctatgaagatattttgtaaatttccttctgtaaatatatcaaacttaattttggattagtaatatgcattgctaagaatgtcatttggacaactttaaaggcgattttctcaatatttcgattttttttgcaccttcagattacaCATTAGCAAATTGCTGTATCTCGgctaatattgtcctatcctaagaaaccatacatcaatggaaagcttatttattcagctttcagatgatatataaattttatatataaattttagaAATTGGCCCTAATAAtttgttttgtggtctagggtcacatatttaaatgtaaaatgaaacATAAAAAGAAAAAGTTAACTAATTATTGACACAAATTCTAAAAACGTCCAttcacatttattattttaaaattttcaggTTTTAGACGGTGCTGCCATTTCGTGGACATAGGAACACTTTTGAAACTTGAACACTTGTGGCCAAACAGGTTTACAACGAAAAGagcgtgagtaaatgatgacacaattttcttttttttgggcAAACTCTCTCTTTAATAACAGAAGACCTGTTGTTATTCACATTTGTTCAGATTTTCAGTTCATATACAGTATAATCTTTTAGATACTAATTATTCATTCTAATTCTAATAAGCCAGTCCTTAATTTGAAAAACTTTTGAATACACTAAACAAGCAAGTAAAGATTGCACAACAagtaaaacaatgaaaaaaaaaaagaaatagtattttcttgtaaaacatacttcaTACACaagttttatttacaattttgaattatttttcattatttaatttatttcataaatatattattttatagctGTTCAGGTCAAACGTAATACAGATTGTAGTTTTCTTAAGTTATTGAGGGATCAAATGGTTTCATACAGGGGTCATGAAATTGCAAAGAATTCATCTATAAACTCTGTGTACTTTCAGTTTCCCCTTTTGAGATGGGTGGTGTTACTCTTTTAAAATTGTGTAACTATTTAAGGAAAAAATAACAGGGCTTCAAAAACATAATGGGTGCTGTACAGTAGACAACAATCAATATTTGTGCAATTGAAGCTATTTGATGTaataaaaacttgtgaaaaaaatatttcctGTTAGAACATAATGAGTACCATAGAGGGATGTGCaaagatcttcatttggacaattttaaaggcgatttactcaatattttgattttttttgcaccctcagattacacaTTAGCAAACAGTTGTAGTAGAAAGACTGACCAAAGTAATTCAGTATTCCCTGCAGCTTTATgatattctattattttatttattttatgaatatattattttattgagtTAAAAAGATTGAgttaaatatgaaatttaaaaaaaaaaaaaaaaaaaacagtatatagaattttcttgtaaaacatactccatacataggttttatttataattttgaatatatatattgtgaaatactgATGTAGTAGAAAGACTGACCAAAGTATTTCAGTATTCCCTGTAGCTTTATgatgtttcattattttatttatttcataaatagATTATTTTATTGCTGTTTAGGTCAAACGTAATACAGACTGTAGTTTCCTTAAGTTATTCAGGGATTAAATTGTTTCATATAGGAGCCTGAGTCATAAAAGTGGAAAGAATTCATCTATGAACTCTGTGTACTTTCAGTTTCACCTTTTGAGATGGGTGGTGTTACTCTAAAAATTATATAACAATTTAATGGAAAAAATAGGGCTTTAAAAACATAATGGGTGCTGTACAGTAGATAAGAATAATTACAGAAGTAGTTCCTGTTATTAAGTGAAGTATTACCAAGTAGTCCATTCAGTTTTCAAAACTTGTCAGTTACAACAAATGtggattttttccccctcactgATTTGATCCAAAATAGTTTCTCTTTGGAAAAACCATAGCATGTGACAGTACTTGCTATAACTGATCACATAATTTCATGGGAATTTAACAGGAAAAATGTACAAAACAAGCTTCTCAGTACTTTGATTTGAATTATCATTTGACTCGTTGACATCTTCACAATTTGTTTAGATGATTAAATACCAAGCATTGTACCCTCTAAAATAAACTCCtcacttaaatgtaatttttgtctTGTAAGTTGGTGCATGAACCCAagacatatacatatacagtcaagcccaaaattatttataaccctggcaaattctgacttaaagttacttttattcaaccaggaaggtttttttattagaaatggcacagacgtctcccagaagataataagatgatgtacaagagggatcattgtggaaaaaaatattactcatcttttatttacatttgaacaaaacgtGGCATGTCTAAAAGTAtccatacccttctcaataatcaatagaaaagcctttattggctattacagcaattaaacgcttcctataattgctgaccagctttctgcatgtctccactggtatttttgcccattcatctttagcgatgagctccaactcttccAGATTTGAGGGTCTCCttaccatcaccctgatctttagctcactccacagattctcaattgatCAATGGATTtatgtcaggactctggctgggccactgaaaaacattaatgtttctgtttttgctaaacatttcttcaccacttttgctgtgtgttttgggttgaaATGTTCACTGGTGCCCAAAACCAAGTTTCTCTTCAGACTGCATGATATTGTTGTTGAGAactttgatgtattgctcctttttcatggtgccatttactgtgattaggttctctggtccaccagctgaaaaacaccccaaaacattaggttcccaccccCATGTTTGACAGTAGGGATGGTTTTCTTAGGGTTAAAGGCTTcttcttttttatgccaaatgaaggctacatcattgtggccaaacaattcaatttttgtttcatctgaccataaaacagaagaccagaagtcttcttctttgtccagatgagtgttagggttagggttagggttaggttagggttagggttagggttagtgcaTTTGCGAatgccaagcaggcttttgtgtgcatTATCTAGAGaggtggtgtgcagtgtccgttggactgtctgagatgttgccaccagcagagcccagattcatcaggatggccttggtggtgatccttggattcttttttacctctctcactatcctcctggccagcacaggtgtcacttttggctttcgaccacatcctctgagaatggaaactttttttatttttttaataatacttttcactgtagccactggaacttcaaaacattaaaat
The genomic region above belongs to Garra rufa unplaced genomic scaffold, GarRuf1.0 hap1_unplaced_343, whole genome shotgun sequence and contains:
- the LOC141317109 gene encoding uncharacterized protein gives rise to the protein MGDNGYGNGMQQHPGRRTYIMYHGTTMENALRIQNEGFRRSSDGMLGPGVYVSRSKDKASRYPLNGREQRLAILKLRVRVGKVKRIDCQGHPLQRTWHQHGYDTAWVPANCGMVQSGLEEDCVYDPSRIKVLEIIPNSTVNAMGNGTGKQKELCPGTYIMYHGTTANNALKIKKYGFRPSFDGMLGRGVYLSRSKKKASRYPLVCGIGEQPVILKVEVRVGKVKRIDYQGHPLQKTWHQYGYDTAWVPPNCGMVPSGLEEDCVYDPSRIKVIDITINQRKC